Proteins co-encoded in one Erinaceus europaeus chromosome 2, mEriEur2.1, whole genome shotgun sequence genomic window:
- the LOC103107654 gene encoding olfactory receptor 2T11-like yields MSMKNITSSSDFILLGLLINSQAPGVVFALIFAIFVVAITTNMVMIVLIQIDSHLHTPMYFLLSQLSIMDTLFICTTVPKLLIGMVSKEKSISFVACGIQIFFYVTMIGSEFFLLGLMAYDRYVAVCNPLRYPILMSRKVCLLLAAGTWFGGSLEGFLLTPITMNVPYCGSRNINHFFCEIPAVLKLACADTSLYETLMYICCVLMLLIPISIISASYSLILLTIHRMRSAEGRKKAFTTCSSHLTVVSIFYGAAIYTYMLPQSFHTPEKDKVVSAFYTIVTPMLNPLIYSLRNKDVTGAFKKIFARCSSAQKVTNSDG; encoded by the coding sequence ATGTCAATGAAGAATATAACTTCATCTTCTGACTTTATTCTCCTGGGTCTTCTAATAAACAGTCAAGCTCCAGGTGTTGTCTTTGCACTTATCTTTGCTATTTTTGTGGTGGCTATAACTACAAATATGGTCATGATAGTCTTGATTCAGATAGACTCTCATCTCCACACACCCATGTATTTTCTGCTCAGTCAGCTGTCCATCATGGACACTCTTTTCATCTGCACCACTGTTCCAAAGCTTCTAATTGGCATGGTTTCTAAAGAGAAGAGCATTTCTTTTGTGGCCTGTGGCATCCAGATCTTCTTCTATGTGACCATGATTGGCTCAGAGTTCTTCCTCCTGGGCctcatggcctatgaccgctatgtggcagTCTGTAACCCTCTTAGGTACCCAATTCTGATGAGCAGGAAGGTATGTCTTCTGCTGGCTGCTGGAACCTGGTTTGGTGGGTCCCTGGAAGGCTTCCTGCTCACTCCTATCACCATGAATGTCCCTTACTGTGGTTCCCGCAATATCAACCATTTCTtctgtgagattcctgctgtcctGAAACTGGCCTGTGCTGACACATCCTTGTATGAAACCCTGATGTACATCTGCTGTGTGCTCATGCTCCTCatccccatctccatcatctcagcCTCCTACTCCCTCATCTTGTTAACTATCCACCGCATGCGCTCAGCTGAAGGCCGCAAAAAGGCCTTTACCACTTGTTCTTCCCACTTGACTGTAGTCAGCATTTTCTATGGGGCTGCCATCTATACTTATATGCTCCCCCAGTCATTCCACACCCCTGAGAAGGACAAGGTAGTGTCTGCATTCTACACCATTGTCACACCCATGCTCAATCCTCTCATCTATAGCCTCAGAAACAAGGATGTCACAGGGGCATTTAAGAAGATATTTGCAAGATGTTCATCTGCTCAGAAAGTAACGAATAGTGATGGCTAG